TGGCATCTCTCCTGTCGTGTCGCACGCTCGCCGCGTGCGCTCCCACGTGGTTCCGGGTCGGGCTCGCAGAGCCCGTCAGCTGGCCAGTCGTCGTCGGGCGTCCGCCAGCCGTGCGAGCACGGTCGCGTCGATCACCTCGGGGCCGACCTGCACGCGCAGGCCGCCCAGGACGTGCGGGTCCACCTGGACCTGCACCTGCATCTCGCGGCCGTAGGCCCGTCCGAGGATCTCCGCGAGCCGGCGCTGCTGGCCGCCGTCCAGCTCGGCCGCGCTGACGACCGTCGCGACCGTGCGGCGGCGCCGCTCGGCGATGAGGTCGGTCAGGTGCCCGAGCGTGGCGACGTACCGGCGGCCGCGCGGCGCGACGGCCGCCCGGCGGGCCAGCACCCGCGTCGCGGGAGCGCCCTGCCCGCCCAGCAGGCGGTCGACGAGCTCCCCGCGGGCCTCGGCGTGCACCGAGTCCTCGTACAGGAGCCGGCGCACCTCGCGCTGGCCGGCGAGCGCCCGGCCGAGCCGGAACAGCTCCTCCTGGACCTGCTCGATCGTGCCGTCGGCCTCCGCCGAGGCGAGCACGGCCGCGAAG
This is a stretch of genomic DNA from Cellulomonas sp. ES6. It encodes these proteins:
- a CDS encoding F0F1 ATP synthase subunit delta — protein: MRGTSRASLVAAEGRFEPVLREAGAEGRLLGEQLFALVDALDSSGSLRRTLTDPSAAADRKAALAARLLTGADPRVVEAAQGLVRARWSAEEDLADAVEHLAFAAVLASAEADGTIEQVQEELFRLGRALAGQREVRRLLYEDSVHAEARGELVDRLLGGQGAPATRVLARRAAVAPRGRRYVATLGHLTDLIAERRRRTVATVVSAAELDGGQQRRLAEILGRAYGREMQVQVQVDPHVLGGLRVQVGPEVIDATVLARLADARRRLAS